TAAGGACGATATATTTATTTCAAAGGCATTTTGTTTAGATTCTGATTGCAGGAGCTGATTTGGATAGAAAAAGTTAAGAAACGGATGGAAAGATGCAACAAGATGCGACCTGCATTATGTTAGCTAgcttttttttatataaaaaaatatattagtaTGAAAATTGTAAAGAAAGGGCGCGCCCTATTGTCATCACAGGTAAAAAAGGATTTGTACGGAAAATGATCCGGTAACCGAGTCAAGAGTAAAGAACAAGTAAACAAAAGAACACACCTCACGTGAAGGTAAAAATTTTGCATGTGTTTACATAGTAACACTCATGCATGTCACATTTTAAGTCTTTCAGAAAGAGCACAGAAAAAATCAACTGGTTGCATTCATGATCATGGAAAGAATTGGTTGTCATcttatataaaaaaaatctatATAGACGGTGTGCCCTTGTTAAAGAAAAAACGGAGTGTTATGGATTGAAGGAAGGATATAAGTACAAAGCAAAAGAGAAGATCTGAAGTAGCATCTTGAAGGAGGCTGAGGCTGAGGCTGAGGCTAAGGCTAAAGCGCAGGTGAGAAAATCTTGACAATTCATTATTGGCTTCGAGAAGAAAGAAAATTATACAGAGGTTCTGATGGAGCTGTAACTTAGCTAGCCACTAGTTTATCCCTTCTTTATTTTCTATTACTTAGTCAAAATAGTGAAACCAGTAGTTGCTTAGCTCGATAACAGAATCTCCTGCCCAGAGTGTGGCATTGTAagttatatatactttttgtacagTTCCATTATACCTCACCTGTAAATACACATTGTTTTGGATGTCAGTAAAGAAATCTTCATAGATTTTGCTTCTGTATATTCAGTAGTGTTTACATTTCTTGTGATTGTGTGAATCAATTATCCAACTTTcacatggtatcagagcagataGTTATGCAATCACGATGAATTTCATCAAACACCTCGTATGCACTGAAAACACATCGGCAATTTCTACTTTCCGATCAAGTTCCGATCAGTCTACATATCTCAACGGTTAATTCTCTTCATCTTTTGGTATTTTTGATCTATTAACAACAATTCCGCATCTTATTACCATCGTTATCGATATTTCGTTTAGATTGAACTTTGTATACAAGATCTATGTTTCGTTTTGACTGATTTGTCTCTTCATATTGATTCTACATATCAATCTCTTTCTCGAAATCTCTCTCACTATATCTCAGACTATCTTATATTTTTTGGTTTTCTGTAATCAATTCGTTCGCTACTTTAATCGCTCGATCAGAAATGGCAGAAACTAGTAATAATGAGAATCAAGATCGTTCCACTTCTTCTCATTGTCATTATACAGTATCAAATTCATCGTTAGAACAGGACAATCCATTGCATCTACACTCATCTGATAATCCAGGCATGAAACTAGTCAACGATCCTTTTGATGGATCAGGTTTTAGTAATTGGAAAAGGTCTATGATCATCGCTCTTTCAGCGCGTAACAAACTCGGTTTTGTAGACGGTTCTCTAACTTGTCCTGAGATCGGTTCTAATTCTCATAAAAGCTGGCAAAGATGTAACGATATGGTTATATCATGGATTCTTGGAGCTCTTTCCAAAACTCTAGGAAGAAGTGTGATTTACTGCAATTCTGCTCATCAGATCTGGCTTGAACTTGAAGAGAGATACGGAGTTTCTAGTGGTGCTCAACTCTTTGGCCTTCAAAAGGAGCTGAATGAAATTTCCCAGGGCAATAATAATATAGCTGATTTCTTCACCAAGATTAAAATGCTTTGGGATGACATTGATGCTCTAGGTCTAATTCCTACCTGTACTTGTGGCTGTAAGTGTGGAGCTTCACATAAAATGTCAAAATTTCAGCAAGATCAGAGAGTAATTCAGTTTTTAATGGGATTAAATGATTCTTATGCAATGATGAGGGGTTCAATTCTCATGAAGTCTCCTCTGCCTTCAATTAGCCAAGTCTACTGTCTTTTGCTCCAAGAGGAATCTCAAAGAGAAATTCATTCAAGTGGACATTTCATGTCTGACTCGGCTTCTCTAAATGCTAATACCTCAAGGTTCACTAGATCACCTTCAACTGCAGGACAATTCCCGAAGAGGACTGGTTTTGATCCTAAGAAATCTTCTCTGCATTGCAACTATTGCAAGAAAACTGGTCATACAA
This genomic interval from Apium graveolens cultivar Ventura chromosome 8, ASM990537v1, whole genome shotgun sequence contains the following:
- the LOC141679087 gene encoding uncharacterized protein LOC141679087 gives rise to the protein MAETSNNENQDRSTSSHCHYTVSNSSLEQDNPLHLHSSDNPGMKLVNDPFDGSGFSNWKRSMIIALSARNKLGFVDGSLTCPEIGSNSHKSWQRCNDMVISWILGALSKTLGRSVIYCNSAHQIWLELEERYGVSSGAQLFGLQKELNEISQGNNNIADFFTKIKMLWDDIDALGLIPTCTCGCKCGASHKMSKFQQDQRVIQFLMGLNDSYAMMRGSILMKSPLPSISQVYCLLLQEESQREIHSSGHFMSDSASLNANTSRFTRSPSTAGQFPKRTGFDPKKSSLHCNYCKKTGHTIDKCYKIHGFPPDFKFTKSNRIVANVDASNTSENAAPSQIVNNSSVPAVPANSGNSNLSPELCSQLINMLKSVQMDDTPSAANFAGLFSEEATGNW